One genomic region from Actinocatenispora thailandica encodes:
- the rpsR gene encoding 30S ribosomal protein S18, translated as MAKPPSLRKPKKKVNPLDKEKIIYVDYKDTALLRKFISDRGKIRARRVTGVNSQQQRQIARAIKNAREMALLPYTAQNR; from the coding sequence ATGGCAAAGCCTCCGTCTTTGCGGAAGCCCAAGAAAAAGGTGAATCCTCTCGACAAAGAGAAGATCATCTACGTCGACTACAAGGACACCGCGCTGCTTCGGAAGTTCATCTCCGACCGCGGCAAGATCCGGGCCCGCCGGGTCACCGGTGTCAACTCGCAGCAGCAGCGGCAGATCGCGCGGGCCATCAAGAACGCCCGCGAGATGGCCCTCCTGCCGTACACCGCGCAGAACCGCTGA
- the rplI gene encoding 50S ribosomal protein L9: MKIILTQEVSNLGEPGDIVEVKNGYGRNYLLPQGFAISWSRGAEKQVSQIKRARSAREIRNVDQAQEVKTQLDSLKVTLTERAGDGGRLFGSVTPAEIVSAVQAAGGPELDRRRLQVGSPIKTVGSYQIPVRLHPEVVATVTLDVVASK, encoded by the coding sequence ATGAAGATCATCCTCACTCAGGAGGTTTCCAACCTCGGTGAGCCCGGCGACATCGTCGAGGTGAAGAACGGCTACGGCCGCAACTACCTGCTGCCGCAGGGCTTCGCGATCAGCTGGAGCCGGGGCGCGGAGAAGCAGGTGTCGCAGATCAAGCGGGCCCGCTCGGCGCGTGAGATCCGCAACGTGGACCAGGCGCAGGAGGTCAAGACCCAGCTCGACTCGCTGAAGGTCACGCTGACCGAGCGCGCGGGCGACGGTGGCCGGCTGTTCGGTTCGGTCACCCCGGCCGAGATCGTGTCCGCGGTGCAGGCGGCCGGCGGCCCGGAGCTGGACCGGCGCCGGCTCCAGGTCGGTTCGCCGATCAAGACGGTCGGCAGCTACCAGATCCCGGTGCGGCTGCACCCGGAGGTCGTCGCGACCGTCACCCTCGACGTGGTCGCGTCGA
- a CDS encoding single-stranded DNA-binding protein, with protein sequence MAGETVITVVGNLVNDPELRFTNSGAAVASFRIASTPRTFDRQSGEWKDGEALFLSCSVWRQAAENVAESLQRGSRVIVQGRLKQRSYETREGEKRTVIEMEVDEIGPSLRYATAKVQKMSRSGGGGGGFGSSGGPSGGNSGGDDPWASATPAASRSGGGNSGFDDEPPF encoded by the coding sequence ATGGCAGGAGAGACCGTCATCACGGTCGTTGGCAACCTGGTCAACGACCCTGAGCTGCGGTTCACCAATTCCGGCGCGGCGGTGGCGAGCTTCCGCATCGCGTCGACGCCCCGCACCTTCGACCGCCAGTCCGGCGAGTGGAAGGACGGCGAGGCGCTGTTCCTGAGCTGCTCGGTGTGGCGGCAGGCGGCGGAGAACGTCGCCGAGTCGCTGCAGCGCGGCAGCCGGGTGATCGTGCAGGGCCGCCTCAAGCAGCGGTCGTACGAGACCCGCGAGGGCGAGAAGCGCACCGTCATCGAGATGGAGGTCGACGAGATCGGCCCCTCCCTGCGGTACGCGACGGCCAAGGTGCAGAAGATGTCGCGCAGCGGTGGCGGCGGTGGCGGGTTCGGTTCGTCCGGTGGGCCCAGTGGTGGGAACTCCGGCGGCGACGACCCGTGGGCGTCGGCCACTCCGGCCGCGAGCCGCTCCGGCGGCGGTAACAGCGGTTTCGACGACGAGCCCCCGTTCTAG